The following proteins are encoded in a genomic region of Triticum dicoccoides isolate Atlit2015 ecotype Zavitan chromosome 1B, WEW_v2.0, whole genome shotgun sequence:
- the LOC119349227 gene encoding uncharacterized protein LOC119349227, with amino-acid sequence MASAIRSAGALRRRLPLLLRSSTGFPARALEEERRCLARPLTGNPPRLFSSDSGGRGSSYKHPCKFNLGCKKHMEGQLAYLRMAAEKDARDWREMREILEASAQRQAEHDEECKRQDKVVNCAAAVLFLALFAGHMFFR; translated from the exons ATGGCGTCGGCGATCCGCTCCGCCGGTGCGCTCCGCCGTCGACTTCCGTTGCTCCTCCGCTCCAGCACGGGGTTTCCTGCGCGCGCGCTTGAGGAGGAGCGGCGCTGCCTGGCCCGGCCCCTCACCGGAAACCCTCCTCGCCTCTTCAGCTCCGATTCCGGCGGCCGCGGGTCGTCCTACAAG CATCCCTGCAAGTTCAACCTGGGGTGCAAAAAGCATATGGAGGGCCAGCTTGCATACCTTAGGATGGCAGCGGAGAAAGATGCTCGTGACTGGAGAGAGATGAGGGAAATACTTGAAGCATCGGCGCAAAGACAAGCAGAGCACGATGAAGA GTGCAAGCGACAGGACAAGGTCGTAAACTGTGCTGCCGCCGTTCTGTTCCTCGCGTTGTTTGCAGGCCACATGTTCTTTCGCTGA